The sequence below is a genomic window from Xiphophorus maculatus strain JP 163 A chromosome 18, X_maculatus-5.0-male, whole genome shotgun sequence.
agggtttgattCAGTGCcgtttgaaaaagtaactcagcagctggaaatggaacaaatgttgcaattttggtcccaaatcgAAGATAGAAAATAACTTGATAATTGATAGATatgttaaagttaataaaaacctACTTTATAAACAcagaatttttacatttttttctttttgatgaacGTTTCTAATGAAACTGTTTAAGATTTCTAGATTTTTCCTTGGTtgtaaaaggaataaaaagagtatttttgctttgttttaaacatttagtgttTAAAATTGTTAAGCTTTATTCTTACAATTCAGAAAACAGGAGCAAGAAAAGGAAATGTTGCAGACAGACTTAAACCTTGTTGCTGGACTTCCGGGAAGGCAATGGAGAAGATGGACTCATAATTTCGCTGCTCCACCAGACCCACAATAAACAGCCGACAAAGTAATGAAAAGtgataaatataaagttatatataagtatgtatgcgtgtgtgtacGAGTATAGATATGTatgaatatttatatgtataggtaggatttatttatttattattattatttgtttcatatatatatatatatatatatatatatatatatatatatatgttatataGAGTCGACACAGGGGGGCAGAATTTCAGAGGGGAACAGAATTGCGCACAAGACCTCGACCTGAAGAGCTCTCTACACCAGGTAGATTCATCCATGGAGGACTTAAAGAAACGAATGGAGGGGCTGGACAGAAGAGTGACTGAAGCGGAGGACAGAGTAAGTGCAACGGAAGACAGAAACATGCGGCAGGAGAGAGAGCTGGGACACTTGCTAGAAAGAGCAGctgtactcgctgctaaatgtgacGACATGGAAAACAGACTCCGCCGTAATAACTTCAGGCTGTATGGCATTCCAGAGGGAGTGGAAAAAGAAGATATTGTGAACTTTCTCACAGACTTTCTGAGCACTTCTCTAGAGTTTCAAGAAGAAGTTGTCATTAAACTAGAAAGAGCACACAGAGCGCTAGGCCTAAAGCCGCAACGGTGCCCCCAAGATCCATTATAGCCCGGTTTTTGGactttaatataaaacaaaaagtgctaCTACAAGCTTGGAAGCAAAGAAACATAAAGTACCAAGAGCACACGATTTATTTCGACCATGACTACTCACCTGACTtgcagaagaaaaggaaaaaggtcAGAgagaagctaaaagaaaaaaaacattaaagccCAGCTGAAACTCTTCATGAACGGTGGCACAAAACTCTTCCCCTCGCTCCTAGCAGCATACTCTACACTGAAAGATCTTGGCATTGAATCATCCCTGGAGGACAGAGAAATACTGGAGGAGGAGCTGTCACGGGAGGGATGGACAACCAAgggaaagaagaggaagagccAACGGCTAATGGCTCTCAGATGATTCTCAGATAACTTTGATCTGCTGAGATCAGAGTTATCAGTCTTTAGGAGACCCACCTTAATGagacagaacataaaaaaacttaGAAGGGCATGGGTAGGGCAGGTTTACAGTGTTCATGTGAAAGGGGCAGATGGAGAGGAGTTGCCATCTTATGTCGCAGATCACTAGGCTTCATTGTAGAGAACAAAAAGGGATGCTACATTTTGGCTGTAGGTACAATTAGAGGAGTGAGAATATCCCTCTTAAACATTTATGCGCCTAATGAAGATGATCCTAGCTTCTTCAAGGACATTTCAGCTCTTCTGACAGCAAAAGCTGATGGATTTATACTAGCTGGAGGGGATTTTAACTGTGTGATGATGAACCACAAACTGGACAAATACCCATATGAACAGAGACCAGTGACCCAGAAGGCTAAAATTCTGCCCAGTTTGATTGAAGAAATGGGGCTAGTAGATTTATGGCGTCAAAGCCACCCCAAGGCGCAtgattacacatttttttcaaaggTCCATGGAAGCTATTCCAGAATagatctctttttttgttttaaggggGGGTGCACATAAAGTTACAAATTGCCATAATGAACCAATAACAGTATCAGACCACGGTCCAGTTGTTATGACAATAAATTTAGAGAACAATAAACAACCTAAACAGTGGAGAATGAATGTTTCACGTCTAAAAAAAGTTGTGCTGAGGGGGAAATTAATCTCTTTGTCATCCCAAATCAAAAGAGAACACGATAAAAAACAAGTAGAGTTAGAAAATCGCATACGACaattggaggaggaggaggaacatAAAAAGACTAATGATGAACCTACTTTAAAATCTCTTGACGAATACAGACAAACACTGGATATCTTATTGACGCACAAGGCAGAGGGGGCTTTACGGTTTGCTAATCAAAAGTACTATGAATCGGAATAGGGCCAGCAGGCTACTAGCATTTCAGCTGCGCAAGATACAGGCGGATCGCACAGTGGAAAAGATAATGAATCCTTTCACAACGAAAATGCTGTCACATCCTAAAGACATTGCAGAAGCTTTCTCAGCCTACTATGAGACACTTTATGATTCAGAGGAAATAGACAGTAAAAGAGAGAAGATTAAGAATGTATTGGGTGAAATCAAGTTAccaaaattaactgaaaatgaTGCCAAGGCAATGAGAGATCCAATCACAAAACAGGAAATTGAGGAGAAGAACAATAAAGTGCCAGGAGTTGATGGATTCCCTGCAGAATTTTATAAGCATTTTAAAGCTGAGGTCACGCCCCTATTACAAAGAGTATTTAATTACGCCCTCACAAATAAGGACCCCCCAAAGTCTTGGTCAGAAGCAATAATACCTATAATTCCCAAAGAGGGCAAGGACCCCATAAATTGCTCGTCCTACAGACCAATAAGTTTGCTCTGCTGTGATTTGAAAATTTTAACTACAATACTGGCAAACTGAATTCAAAAATGCATCCACACAATAATTAAACCAGACCAAACAGGGTTCATAACGGGACGTTTAGGGATAAATAATATTAGGAGAACTTTAAATGTGATCTGTGGCGAGACAAAAACAGGATCTTTCAATGCTTCTCAGCCTTGATACTGAGAAGGCATTTGATAGGGTGGACTAGCAGAATCTGAAACACACACTGGCAACAATGGGATTTCATAGAGACTTTATCAAATGGATTGATGTGCTATATTCTGGACCCACATCCAAAGTACGGGTGAATGGATACTCAAagaaatttggtttaaaaagagGAACTAGGCAGGGATGTCCTCTTTCGCCTCTACTATTTGCTATTAGTATTGAGCCTCTGGCAGAAAGGATACGGACAGACCCTGGAATTCATGGAGTAACAGCAGGTGGAGTCGCCCATCAAATCTCATTATATGCGGATGacattattttgtatatttctaaTCCTCTGAGCTCAATCCCTAGGCTTATGACTAGTTTAAAAGAGTTTGGAGAAATCTCAGGCTATAAAGTTAATGAAACCAAGTCTGAAGCTATGATGTTGGTGGGAAAATGGCCTACAGATTTAGATAAAGAGGTCACTTTCAATTGGCCCAAGAGgggatttaaatatttaggtgtGATGATTACACCACAAACATTGCAactatttaatggaaattatAGTAGCTTaatcacacaaataaaatcagaccTGTCCAGATGGGAGATTCTTCCTCTGTCCCTTTTGGGCAGAATAGAAACGGTGAGAATGAACGTACTTCCATGATTAATGTACCTATTTCAGGCACTACCTATTTGGATACCTGCCtccacttttaaaattttagataaaattattaataacttTATTTGGCAAAGGAGGAAACCAAGAATCAGACAGAAATTATTGTTAAGCCCAagagaaaaaggtgaaaaaaggtCTGCCTAATCTGAAATTGTACTACTGGGCAGCACAACTTCGTGTTGTGGTCGAGTGGCTTGTACAGGATGAGGAGACCAACTGGATTGGTCTGGAGAGCAATGCATGGCCACTGGTACCCCTTGAAGCGTTGCCATTTATGGAGGGAAAACATTGGAAggatttaaaaattgaaaatgagtgGATTAATTGTACATACAGAGTCTAGTCTCTAGTGAGGAAGAAAATAGGAGCATCTTTAACTATATCACGCATAATAAAAATAGCCAAGATTATTGACTTCTttccaaacaaactggaaacagTTTATCAGAGATGGGCTCAGAAAGGATTAATAAGAATTAATCAGTTATTCAGTGGAGAAACTCTTAAGTCATTTAAGCAGTTACAAGATAAATATGGATTATGCTCAAAAGATTTCTATAAGTACTTATAAGAATTAAGGGATTACCTTTTATCACACAAAGAATGGCCTACCttgaaacaaaatacattacctttagaaatatttctgataaaATGTGTAGAGGTCAATAATAAGAGGAAGATTATATCTAATTTATATAAACATTCACAGATGCATTTCTCTGACAATTCTAtagatataaaacaaaagtggGAACTAGAAATGAATATTGTTATTGAAGatgaggagggggaggagatttgtgaaaaaggttttaagatcACCCACAGTCCAGGGTGGAAGGAATTTGACTGGAAATTAAGAATGAGATTCTTCAAAACACCTTTCAGTATttcaaaatacaacagaaatgCTACGAATTTGTGCTGGCGGAGCTGTAATCAGATTACACTCACATTTTCTGGGACTGCCCAGTACTGATTCCTTTCTGGCAGGGGGTTCagacagaaattttaaaaatatttaaggtcACGGTAACACTGAACCCTCTGCGTTATATATTGGCTTTGACCCCAGGAGAAGATATTGGGAAAAAGAAAGTCCAGTTACTACAGATTCTGCTACTAGTAGCAAGGAAAATGATAACTCTGTCCTGGCTCAAGCttgaaaatgttggtattttaactacaaataaatattgactGCAACTTCTGTAGAGAAATCTGTTTGGATGTGTAATCAGAGCTAagagtggtgggattgtgatgcgttcactgactcaTTTCTTCCATTCTTGACTTCCAGATTTATCGAATGCTTcatcttctggtgcagaattatgagtCGTGTCTCGTCAATGACGTAAAAGTTGGACAAAATGTGACATGAGCTTTCTGACTGAAGAGTAGAGgtgcagaaaaacaatttgattCTGTAAAGAATCGTGATTCCTAATCCAGGGAATTTCGAATTGattcaaaatgctcaaaatcGTTCCATCTTAAAAGAGAAGCTAAACTTCAAATCagcaaatttgtaattttgacaGATAAACTGAGTAGATACAGATTCAGAATATAACATGAACATAATTTACTGTATTGTCTCGTAGAatcaaaacagtttaaaacaaaacaaattcagaatAACATACTGTACATTAAGGTCAAGATTATAACCAGGAAAATGCAactgaatagttttgcaagatgttaaaaagtgtttctcACTCATATTTGTTTAGGACTCAAACATTAAGTGCAAAACTAACAGtctttttttatgcattagttttccaaaattatttatttcatacatGTATCTATATTTATCCTGTGTCTTTATTGATATAAAGAAAATCTTCCTTCCCAGACTGAGACCCAGTTTCCTCCTGCTCACATTTCCTGTTTGGGTGTTTTTGTCCGTCAGGCTCGGCTGGAGTATCTGCGGGCCAGAACAGGAAAAGAGTCAATTTACCAAAATACAACTTCCGTTGGACTCTTTCAAAGTAAAGGCTTGTGCAAATCCGTTACAAAGTTAGAgataaaagctgttttattcagattgagGAGACTAGTGGAAGgggagtttttctttcctttgctgTATCACCAggactttgtgtgtgtgtgtttctgttgggGAACACTTAGGTGCATTtagttgtatttgtgtttttctttattattattcctccCCAAACAGTCTAACTTTATTTAATTGGGTTTTAACTATGTCTCTCAGCTGTAAGGTTTCCAGGGCCGGcataaacttttacttttaatgtggtcatttttgtataataaaataaactgactaTCTTTGTCCAAAGGAACTTGTGAATCcaataaactgtatttaatttgCAACAGTGCCTCTGATAATTTCACAAACTTATCTGTGTGATCTGGTAAAAAGAGGATTTAAGGTTCTCCACACATAACAGAAACTATACCCAAGGTCACATTAACATTGTCAAGCTCAGAGACGTATTGGCACCgttgtaaatagaaaaaagaggagtaagtttccaccaaaaaaacCCTGACATTTTGAGATTCATCTCAAAAAAACTTTCCAAGAAAGAACTTGAAGATTTCTAactttgaaaagtcaaatatttgctgCAAAAGAAGAGAAATTCTGTGATTGATCtcagaatttgagaaaaaaccTTGGTAATTTTGGAGTTTCTGAAGTTGAATATGTGAAAATTAACaagtctttctaaaaaaaattttttttgggTGGAAATGTGATAAATCTATAATATAAGAGTTTCACTTTCTAAGATGACTGACGTCTTAGACTGAAGCCATTTAAGGCTCCAtaactttaaatccaaataagctgctggtGGGGAAACCCCATTCCTTACATGTGCGGGAGCTTTTGGTGTTGCCAGGTAACCGGACTGAtgtgtaacttttttaaaagaatatacttttttttttttacatattttttaaaactgtcaccatgttgtgacagtttatgaaacagataatctgtgacaAGACCAATTTCCTCCACCTGAGCTACTAGTGTcagaagaaatgcaccactcctgaccaaaaacaaccaatcagagtcaggaggtgggccttagtgctgtcaatcaacttcatgtactcgctgctatATGTGCTACCAACTGGCCATTTTAGGAATGGCCACCATTGGTGGCTATgttaactagccttagcattcacaacaagaTCTGCTGATAGGAAATAGCTGTGAAGATAGCAGACAGGAAAGGGGGATGGGCAGCGCCACACAAGATTGTGCTTGACAGCGCCAAGACCCGCCtctcattggttgtttctagttagcactgggagaaggcagaggagctaaaaaaaatttcacagataatctgtctCATACAATACTGTTACAACAGAGTgatagtttcaacaaatatgtaaaaaaatatactttttaataaaagttactgcagctttaagtgaGTGAGTGAAACTTCTCATTAGAGCTGTAAAACTTTACTCAGTCAATGATGCAAGACAGGAAAGAGACTTTATTATCAACAGCTGTAAAATGAATCCAGAGCAGGATAAAAGCATCATATGTTGTAAAGTTTGGTAACAAGATGAAATCTTGTGCTATGGCTgttaaagacaagaaaacaaaaatatctgaagcatgttttgcttatttacCAATAAAAGAGATGGAAttcatttcaaaaatcaaaaacagccCTTGATTTATGTGTTAATGTTCCCTtttctatttagttttttagtGTAAATAGTAAAAAATTGGAAGCATCTGCAGAGAGTTTTCTGGGATTATTTGTATTCTCCCCAGACTCCCACAGTCTTTCTGTCCCACTCCGATGTGGACAGACACTTGACAAAGAAATGTCCCAGATCGTGCTTGGAGATGGCTCGTCCTTTAAGCATGTTTTCTGTCGCCATGTAGCGCTCCGTCAGAGGAAGGTCGCCTGCAGAAAACCCAAACAAGTTACAACTTTTTATCAGcatacacagaaataaaatcctaTCATTTAAAGGAGGAAAGTTCCTGCTAAATACTGCTTTTCTACTGACTGGCAATGTGAGGAGGCATAACAGCCACGTAGTCGAGCCCGGACGTTTTCAGAACCGTGTACATCCGGTCATGATCCTCCGTCACTGGGACCAGACGAGGCGGGACTTTGGCGCGATCCCACAGGAGGAACGCTGAGTGGGAAATAAACGGGATGTtgtgataaatataaaaattaagatatcatgtttttcttgttaaatcCACCCACATTAGCTAATAAACGGCTTCTTTAAGCCTCTTACCTGACATGCAGCCGATGACTTTGCGGATTCCTCGTGCCTTCATGGCCTCCATGATGTTCTTGGTGCCTTCAGACATCATGGTGGTTGGGCCTAATTGGCAAAAATACCATCAGTTTGTTACTGCAATAATAAATATATGCAAATCTGAtcttaaatgtataaaaacaacagattttttgctgattttttttttttctttttctttttgcacaaaTTCAGTAAAGATGAACATCCTGTGACTCAACCAGCGTTACCTTTAGCAGACGTTTTTCTATACAAGGATAAATAAATGAGAGGCCCCAGGATGGAACCTTGGGGAACCCCGCTTGTGATTTTCATCTActctgctgaaaagttacctactGGCACAAAGAAGTCCCTTTTCTTTAGATGGGATCCGAAATAGTCAGAGAGAGTCTGTGTTAGAATATTATCTTACATAAACCAAAAGGACAAACGTGACCCATAGTGACTAACTTGCAGTATTATACCCTGAAAACAGTTTCCTGGACATGCAAAAGTGtcataaaataaacttgttgCAGGAAAGAATTGCACaatgtgaagaaagaaaaatgcacaCTAACCAGTTCATGgagaaaaaacaatgtttcagtaGGAAATGTTTCAGCTGAACAATCACAAAAAGTTCACCATTTACATGAAAAACATTCTTTGAATTTTTCACCTAATTTTCTATCCTGTTTgccttttaaaacatttagcagcttaactcttttttattttatttttgtcctacAAATTCTGCCAAAAACTTACAtgacaatatatatttttaaaaaattcaaatcagtaaataaaatgtaagtaatCCAAACTGGTGcttaattataatattttaaaaatattttatgagaaattatttacttattatttaattagattttaaagtgCTGGTAAATTGTCTAAATAAGTTATTTAGGGTTCTAACTTTGTTCCTGTGTGaattcttacatttttctgcAATTCTTTTAGTTCAGCATGACTTTGAATAAAACCGTCTCACGACCAGCCTCTTCGGTCAAATGGTTATTTTATGTCTTGGTACAATTTTAACTCTTTTGGTAATCTGACATTTTGTCTAGCAAAATGCTATATTCATAAACAAAGTGCTAAGATCATCCCAgattttaacatcttttaaaatcTGACTTCCAACTATACTTACAAtctctgaaatgtatttaaacatttcagactgactgaaatattaatggaaaaatattgatccccttgtttacttttattattattattattattatttatcagttATGCTTTTGTGTTTCCATGTCTAAATCTACTTCTGCTATTGCCATAGGTTCTTGGCACAACTTCGTCACTTTGGGAATAAAAGCGCTGCGCTCTCTCCCTCCCCACCGCTTTCAAGCGTTGCCATGGCGACTCTTGTGCATTACTAAGTTTTTCAAATGTGTGATTCATTCATCATGTGGATTATAAAAGTctccaataacacataaaaacGTAGCTAGATTTATTGCTAGTTgttgtatttgaaaaaaaaaaagtcgcttTAGGGGTTTGAAAAGTCTCTAAGTGACAAAGTCGATACGTTTTCGCCAGTGACGCTCATCCCCACACGCCGCCATTCCtattggctccgcccacttttctggaatttttctaaatttgccGGGGGCGGGGCTTAGCTTTCAGAGCGGGGTTAGCTACACTTTAATCATGGAAGTCTGCAAACAAAGGTTACCCCATACCGGTCTTTCATTTATGGatacaaatatttcagatttatttttgagaagCCTTACTGAGGTCACTCCTGGTTCCCAGGATGATGATGACTGCGTCCTGGCCTTCCAGAGTCTTCCTCACGTCGTCTTTATTCAGGACGTCACCCACCACCACTCTGGACGCCTTGTGGTCCGCCGGCAGCTTGGATGCGTCCCGCACCAGGACGGTCACGCTGTATcctggtgaaaaacaaaacaaacaggaaacaattaaaatcagaaacgGTCAAAGTCGGGTATTTACGGATGCTGCCGATCCATTACCGAGTTTGAGCTCGATAATGGAGCTCAAACTCCATTACCGAGGAGTTTGAGCTCCTCAGAGGTAATGGAGTTTGAGCTCAAAATCCTTTTGAGAACAAAAATGTCTCTAAATGTGAATAGCTTCACTTTATTCAACTGTAACTTGTGTAACAAAAAATCGAAAAAGACGTTTAACTTCACCAGTAACGCCCCAAGAATCCCACCCTTTGTGTTCAGGCGAGATAGAGAACAGCTTTCTACTATCGCGTTATTATGACTCGGCAAAACGCCGACCTAACGGTTGACATGACTCAGCAGAATTCACGGTGAGCAGAAGGAAATGGAAATGCTGCTAAAATGACACTTTTCTCATCATAAGACACACGTTTGCGATTTTACAACATCCTGTAAAATGCTTGTAGACCTTTGGACTCACATTTGTtgtaagaataaataaataaaaggttacATAATATACGTGCAACCTGATTGGTTGAGAAAGTAAAGTAGatcaagctaaaaaaatatatattttcagttcCAACAAGTCGAGTGAAAGtctatttcacatttaattcaaaatgcaaatcagttaaatattattatattgtgaaaatgtttagccTTGCCAATCATTTCTATTTGAACtttggtttttttgtatttattccttTAAAGAAGCAAAATTCTTCATATTATTTtcagtgagacaaaaaaaaaattacacgcactattaatgtgtttatgtcaaaaattgcattaaaagtgaactttttcatggaatcatttttttaactgtatatcttattatttttgtacatataAGAATGATTGTATCTGAATAGTAAAACTGGttattaaattatgttaaaatgaaTCTTTGAAGGAAGAATAAATAGGTTTTTTATGAGATTTTTATGtactcttatttaaaaaaaaaaaaaatccgttCACAGACGCACGTTTCTGACGCACTTTTGAATGGAAAACatgagataaataaacaaactccCGGCAGCCTGTTTAGTAAACGTCCACACGTCCCTCCGTCATTCCCGGTCGCTTCTCCCCGCAAAGCTCACCTGCAGCCACGGCTTGCGGCAGCGTCGCCAGCCCGGTCATTCCCGTGGCTCCAAATATCGCGACATTCTTTATGGACTCCGACATTATTTGAACTGGACGAGATTACGACACAGCCGCTATCTGACCGAAGAACAGCTAAGTTTagtgttaaaaacataaagaaaggcGTTTTATAAAGTCCTACAGAAACACTTCCGCCGCACAGACTCCGCCCTCCTGAAGATTTAAAGGAGCAGCGCAGATTTTCCCCGCTTCATTAACTTTTATTACACCATTACGATCATATTTAgtaggaaacatttttctacaaTCTGAAAACTGACtgtctttttaaagtttagaaTCATCACTACAGAGGAAAAATTGTTCTGAGACCaagccggcccaaggcataagaaAACAAGGCACCGAACCTCTAGTTTTATAAATGCCTGAGGTGTAGCTAAAACTATAGatctaaaatgtttagatttgtCTGTAAAATGTAAGATTTAGAGAATCTGGCaggtttactttttaaacttgttcattattaatttgtaaatgttagttttaagataattatttatattgaaGATGTAGCTACACACTTAATATTTAGCCAGAAAGCTATATGTTTAGGCTAAACcatatttccaaacaaaatattGAGTTTTAAAGCCAAATTTCAAGCTCCAAACTAAATTCTTAGACTATGTAGCTTCAAACAATTTAgttaaaagctaaatatttaacttggcaactaaatatttaactatttatgTGTTGAAAACTAGAAgtcaaatttttacttttgaaactctgaaatttccaatttatttcttgaaaatttctgagattaatctcaaaatttctgataaTTTTTCTAGCAAGTTTTCAccttcaaattcagaaaaatcctttttttctagaatatttctgagattaatctctagaatttctcaaaatattatagCTAATTTTCCACTTTCTGagttcttttgttgtttatttaatggTGAGCTTTTTTTGGCGGTcattttctcaattttgttttctatttttaagacCCTTATACAAACTGACAATATgtgtgtaaaaaagaaagaaagaggattTCGGGTGAAgtgcgccccctggtggctgcTGGTATAATTGTactattctctctctctctctccgcaCTGATGCTGCTATTTCTCTCCAGCATTACCGgcggagaggaggaggaggaggaagaggaggacggaGCGGCTGTGTCAGGTGGAAGCGCAGGACCTCTATGGAGGATATCATCATCGCTCTCCACCGACTGCACCTCCCGGCCGGCGTCTCCCGCTGCTGCGGCCGCATTGTCCCCGCGCCGCACGCTCCGTGCGTTTGTCCCGATGAAGCGTTTCCTGCGGTAGAGGGGAAGACCGAGCCTCCCCCCCCGCATTCATCCCCGCTCCGCTTATCGATCCGAACCCGAGCAAGCAGCAGTCCGAGGGCGAATCTAACGGTAAGGCCCCAACATTTCACGGcgtggctttttaaaaatatatatattttaattattatttttactgtgtCATTCCTTGCGTGTGAGGAAGGACTCGAGGTGCggggtgtttgtttttttttattgcagggAAGCCGGCCTGCATTTGGGTGCAGGTTACCGCAGTGATCCGGTGGATTGGACGCGCTGTTTGACGTGTGTTACACATGTGTTACGTGATCCACGCGTGGAAATAATTCACACGCGTTGGCCGGCTGTTTTTGATCGTCTTATTTGTGAATAGAAACAGATTGAAGAGCAGAATGGCGGCGTAGTTCGTGGAGTTTTGTCGTGTTGCTGCATCTTTTTGGGCTCCTTTAAGGCCTTCAACTTGCTGTGGTGCTCAGTGCGTTACTTTATATTAGTTTGGTATCAACTATTGGATATCGTCCTGCAGCACGTTAACAGCGTGAGCGCATTTACAGAGGAAACAGTTAACAACAGGGGTGTCCAAGGTGTGGTGAAAGGACCATTTGCAACCCATGGACTGATTTTGTGTGGTTCATGAAACAAATTTTCACCAGGAGACTTTATATGTATTGAAAATTACTTAGTCAAATTCATTGTCATagagaaaatattacaaaatgttacaaaaatgcaaagtgaTTGTCTTTTAAACTGCCAATATTAtatcaaatcaaaattattttagcatttatcACAGTACACTGCAAATACACAAGTAACTTTCTGAGATTTATCTCAAAACTTCTGAAGAAACGCAACtttcttagcacacttgaaaaaagataaaactaactt
It includes:
- the blvrb gene encoding flavin reductase (NADPH), with amino-acid sequence MSESIKNVAIFGATGMTGLATLPQAVAAGYSVTVLVRDASKLPADHKASRVVVGDVLNKDDVRKTLEGQDAVIIILGTRSDLSPTTMMSEGTKNIMEAMKARGIRKVIGCMSAFLLWDRAKVPPRLVPVTEDHDRMYTVLKTSGLDYVAVMPPHIASDLPLTERYMATENMLKGRAISKHDLGHFFVKCLSTSEWDRKTVGVWGEYK